From a single Phragmites australis chromosome 7, lpPhrAust1.1, whole genome shotgun sequence genomic region:
- the LOC133923390 gene encoding transcription factor GHD7-like, with the protein MSGPTCSVCGVAACCRHHLHAGADLNSGAFSMFPVVVHDQASMQPPGGLHEFQFFGHEDHESVAWLFDDDPPPAVGGDDLSPIENNRHQRCHPGNGLTLEVSLGQREVDAGLGLGSGARHTETAASATIMSFCGSTFTDASSSRPKEPILIDGRLQRPVDPAVERESKVMRYKEKRKRRRYEKQIRYASRKAYAEMRPRVKGRFAKVPDVNVKLVVG; encoded by the exons ATGTCCGGGCCAACCTGCAGCGTGTGCGGCGTGGCTGCCTGCTGCCGGCACCACTTGCACGCTGGCGCAGACCTCAACAGCGGAGCCTTCTCCATGTTCCCCGTCGTCGTTCATGATCAGGCCAGCATGCAGCCGCCAGGGGGCCTGCACGAGTTCCAGTTCTTCGGCCACGAAGACCACGAAAGCGTCGCCTGGCTCTTCGACGATGACCCGCCGCCGGCCGTCGGTGGTGACGACCTGTCCCCAATTGAGAACAACCGTCACCAGAGATGTCACCCTGGGAACGGGCTCACCCTCGAGGTGTCGCTTGGCCAGCGAGAGGTGGACGCTGGTCTGGGCCTCGGCAGCGGTGCCCGGCACACGGAAACAGCGGCAAGCGCCACCATC ATGTCATTCTGTGGGAGCACATTCACGGACGCTTCCAGCTCGAGGCCCAAGGAGCCGATCCTGATCGACGGTCGACTGCAAAGGCCAGTAGATCCAGCGGTGGAGAGGGAGTCAAAGGTGATGAGATacaaggagaagaggaagaggaggcgctATGAAAAACAGATCCGGTACGCGTCCAGGAAAGCCTACGCGGAGATGAGGCCTCGGGTGAAAGGCCGCTTCGCCAAGGTACCCGATGTTAATGTTAAACTTGTTGTAGGTTGA